A window of the Bacteroidales bacterium genome harbors these coding sequences:
- a CDS encoding DUF2148 domain-containing protein — protein MAVKFEETIRKNAIKNIAENILIAARTAPKGKGIDNTVMAIVEKEDIKKLIGKMNEIGEKYEYSIFIRDAKNILDCEILLLFGTKIKSIGLKKCGMCGFKNCQEKDKHPHIPCVFNTGDLGITIGSAVSTAMNYKVDNRIMFTVGQAALELKLMGNDVKIAYGLPLSVSAKNIFFDRS, from the coding sequence ATGGCTGTAAAATTTGAAGAAACTATAAGAAAAAATGCAATAAAAAACATTGCAGAAAATATTCTTATTGCAGCCAGAACCGCACCAAAAGGGAAAGGTATTGACAATACTGTAATGGCAATTGTTGAAAAAGAAGATATAAAAAAACTTATTGGCAAAATGAATGAAATAGGTGAAAAATATGAATATTCCATATTTATTCGCGATGCAAAAAATATTCTTGATTGTGAAATATTGCTTCTTTTCGGAACAAAAATCAAATCTATAGGGTTGAAAAAATGCGGAATGTGCGGATTTAAAAATTGCCAAGAAAAAGATAAACATCCACATATACCCTGCGTTTTCAATACCGGTGATTTGGGAATTACAATTGGTTCGGCAGTAAGCACTGCTATGAACTATAAAGTTGATAATAGAATTATGTTTACGGTCGGACAGGCTGCACTCGAACTAAAACTTATGGGTAATGATGTAAAAATTGCTTACGGGTTGCCGTTAAGTGTTTCTGCTAAAAATATATTTTTCGACAGAAGCTAA